In Phragmites australis chromosome 24, lpPhrAust1.1, whole genome shotgun sequence, the following are encoded in one genomic region:
- the LOC133907464 gene encoding protein GRAVITROPIC IN THE LIGHT 1-like produces the protein MIRPGSKESQNYDNNSQKVHPQPIDEIMNQNGDSMDTMIGRIFNDISSLKSAYIQLQEAHTPYDPDKIQAADKLVVEELTKISELKHAYREKNPKPVAASPQDSRLLTEIQEQQNLLKTYEVMVKKFQSQIQTRDTETTHLQQQIDEAKLRKSKLEKKLKQRGLLNKESEESDEEESYFSIELTPSLFTSAVDNVYQSIHDFSKPLINMMKAAGWDLDAAANAIEPATVYTRRAHKKYAFESYICQRMFSGFQEESFSVKGSNITVSNEVFFHQFLAVRAMDPLDVLSQNPDSNFGKFCRIKYLLLVHPKMEGSFFGNMDQRNYVMSGGHPRTPFYQAFLKLAKSIWLLHRLAYSFDPKVKVFQVKKGSEFSDIHMESVVKDIILDEGAARPKVGLMVMPGFLIGTSVIQSRVYLSDVKSAD, from the coding sequence ATGATCCGCCCAGGCTCTAAGGAGTCACAAAATTATGATAACAATAGTCAGAAAGTGCATCCTCAACCAATTGATGAAATTATGAATCAGAACGGGGACTCGATGGACACTATGATTGGAAGGATATTCAATGACATATCCTCTTTAAAATCTGCATACATTCAGCTGCAGGAAGCCCACACCCCATATGACCCAGACAAGATCCAAGCTGCTGATAAGCTTGTCGTAGAGGAGCTCACGAAGATTTCAGAACTCAAGCATGCTTACAGAGAAAAAAATCCTAAGCCTGTAGCTGCATCACCTCAAGATTCACGCTTGCTTACTGAAATACAAGAGCAGCAGAACTTGTTAAAAACATATGAGGTCATGGTAAAGAAGTTCCAGTCCCAGATCCAGACTAGAGATACTGAGACTACCCATTTACAGCAGCAAATTGATGAGGCTAAACTCCGAAAATCGAAGCTGGAGAAGAAACTGAAACAAAGGGGCCTACTTAACAAGGAATCTGAGGAATCTGATGAAGAAGAGAGCTACTTTTCCATTGAGTTGACACCAAGTTTGTTTACATCTGCTGTTGATAATGTGTACCAGTCGATACATGACTTTTCGAAGCCCTTGATCAACATGATGAAGGCTGCAGGGTGGGATCTTGATGCCGCTGCTAATGCAATTGAACCTGCTACAGTTTACACAAGAAGGGCTCACAAGAAGTATGCGTTTGAGTCCTATATTTGCCAAAGAATGTTCAGTGGCTTCCAAGAAGAGAGCTTTTCTGTGAAGGGCTCTAATATTACTGTTTCGAATGAGGTTTTCTTCCATCAGTTCCTTGCGGTACGAGCCATGGATCCTTTGGATGTCCTGAGCCAAAACCCTGATTCAAATTTTGGAAAGTTCTGCAGAATCAAGTACCTATTACTTGTTCACCCAAAAATGGAAGGTTCTTTCTTCGGTAACATGGACCAGAGAAACTATGTCATGAGCGGTGGCCATCCAAGGACACCTTTCTATCAGGCATTTCTAAAGCTAGCGAAGTCCATATGGTTGTTGCACAGGCTGGCATACTCTTTCGATCCTAAGGTCAAGGTCTTTCAAGTGAAAAAAGGAAGTGAATTCTCAGACATTCACATGGAAAGTGTTGTCAAGGACATCATCTTAGATGAAGGCGCAGCCAGGCCTAAAGTTGGCCTGATGGTGATGCCTGGTTTCTTGATCGGGACTAGTGTCATACAGTCTCGGGTGTATCTTTCAGATGTCAAGTCCGCTGACTGA
- the LOC133907465 gene encoding protein CutA 1, chloroplastic isoform X2, translated as MESASTTVPSIVVYVTVPNKEAGKKLAGSIISEKLAACVNIVPGIESVYWWEGKVQSDAEELLIIKTREALLEPLTEHVKANHEYDIPEVIALPINGGNQKYLEWLKNSTREN; from the exons ATGGAGTCTGCTTCCACCACTGTCCCTTCCATTGTTGTGTATGTGACGGTTCCAAATAAGGAAGCAG GCAAGAAGCTAGCTGGAAGCATTATCAGTGAGAAGCTTGCTGCCTGTGTGAACATAGTGCCTG GCATTGAATCTGTTTACTGGTGGGAGGGAAAG GTGCAAAGTGATGCTGAAGAATTGCTCATCATCAAGACAAGGGAAGCTCTTCTAGAACCCTTAACTGAACATGTGAAAGCCAATCATGAGTATGA CATTCCTGAAGTCATCGCTCTGCCCATTAATGGAGGCAACCAAAAGTACCTAGAGTGGCTCAAGAATAGCACTAGGGAAAACTGA
- the LOC133907465 gene encoding protein CutA 1, chloroplastic isoform X1, whose translation MVLFSVLIRLISFFTSIKANVFSTGKKLAGSIISEKLAACVNIVPGIESVYWWEGKVQSDAEELLIIKTREALLEPLTEHVKANHEYDIPEVIALPINGGNQKYLEWLKNSTREN comes from the exons ATGGTTCTATTTTCTGTTTTGATACGTTTGATCTCTTTCTTTACCAGCATTAAAGCGAACGTTTTTTCTACAGGCAAGAAGCTAGCTGGAAGCATTATCAGTGAGAAGCTTGCTGCCTGTGTGAACATAGTGCCTG GCATTGAATCTGTTTACTGGTGGGAGGGAAAG GTGCAAAGTGATGCTGAAGAATTGCTCATCATCAAGACAAGGGAAGCTCTTCTAGAACCCTTAACTGAACATGTGAAAGCCAATCATGAGTATGA CATTCCTGAAGTCATCGCTCTGCCCATTAATGGAGGCAACCAAAAGTACCTAGAGTGGCTCAAGAATAGCACTAGGGAAAACTGA